Proteins from a single region of Dehalococcoidia bacterium:
- the rsmA gene encoding 16S rRNA (adenine(1518)-N(6)/adenine(1519)-N(6))-dimethyltransferase RsmA, which yields MKKKLGQNFLRNKEISQKIIDLSEIPQDVEIIEIGPGDGSLTNIITKLSNNISLIEFDIDLIEPLKNKYKSNKISVIHSDARTYKINDNNKKYFIIGNLPYYAANIIIRNFLYQKNIYSMVFTVQKEVGEQIVAPDGKKSYLSFLIQSLANVNKLLIIKNTEFYPVPKVDSMTVKINPNGKLIDQKYTEFVRKCFSNPRKKISNSFSRGLGIDNELTKSIIYESKIDENLRPQHLKLSDWEYLYKVYLKYV from the coding sequence ATGAAAAAAAAACTTGGTCAGAATTTTCTAAGAAATAAAGAGATTTCACAAAAGATTATTGATCTATCCGAAATACCACAAGATGTTGAGATAATTGAAATAGGACCAGGTGATGGATCATTAACTAACATAATTACTAAGTTGTCTAATAATATTTCTCTAATTGAGTTTGATATTGACTTAATTGAACCACTTAAGAATAAGTATAAGTCTAATAAAATTAGTGTAATTCACTCAGATGCACGAACTTATAAAATTAATGATAATAATAAAAAATATTTTATTATTGGTAATTTACCATACTATGCCGCTAATATAATAATAAGAAATTTTTTATATCAAAAGAATATTTACTCGATGGTATTTACAGTTCAAAAAGAAGTGGGTGAACAGATAGTAGCTCCAGATGGTAAAAAATCTTACTTAAGTTTTTTGATTCAATCATTAGCTAACGTAAATAAATTACTTATTATTAAAAATACTGAATTTTATCCAGTACCAAAGGTAGATTCAATGACTGTTAAAATAAATCCAAATGGAAAATTAATTGATCAAAAATATACAGAATTTGTAAGAAAATGCTTTTCAAATCCTAGGAAAAAAATTTCTAATTCCTTTTCTAGAGGTTTAGGTATAGATAATGAACTTACAAAATCTATAATTTACGAATCTAAGATAGATGAAAACTTAAGACCTCAACACTTAAAATTATCAGACTGGGAATATCTATATAAGGTGTACTTAAAGTATGTATAA
- a CDS encoding UTP--glucose-1-phosphate uridylyltransferase — protein MTTNSKLNWAVIPCAGLGTRLLPVTKSIPKAMLPIGNYPLIHFAVKEATNLGIENILIIIGDGMDTIRSYFTENSGLNTALEIKGEKELLSEQNQIVNLADIKFLLQEKPIGVGHAIKLTKRIIGDNPFAVILPDDLIFAKPNALGQLKNIYDKYGGNVIGLNKLKNNEIDKKGIVSFTEDKDRYKIDMLVEKPKIGDAPSNIGILGRYIFEYSIFDSIPDESDSEINVTDAMMNCIDKIPVSGKILDGYHFDTGNPKGMVRASNFFIKNSKLILEDY, from the coding sequence ATGACCACTAATTCAAAGCTTAATTGGGCTGTTATCCCTTGTGCCGGTTTAGGTACAAGGCTTCTTCCAGTTACAAAATCTATACCAAAAGCTATGCTACCTATTGGTAACTATCCTCTGATTCATTTTGCTGTAAAAGAAGCAACTAATCTTGGTATAGAAAATATATTAATTATAATCGGAGATGGTATGGATACAATTAGATCTTATTTTACAGAAAATTCTGGATTAAATACTGCATTAGAAATAAAAGGTGAAAAAGAACTCTTATCAGAACAAAATCAAATTGTAAATCTAGCAGATATAAAATTTTTATTGCAAGAAAAACCTATAGGTGTTGGCCATGCCATTAAGTTAACAAAAAGAATAATTGGAGATAATCCATTTGCAGTTATATTACCTGATGATCTTATTTTTGCCAAACCTAATGCACTTGGTCAACTCAAGAATATTTATGATAAATATGGTGGTAATGTTATAGGCTTAAATAAATTGAAGAATAATGAAATAGATAAGAAGGGTATTGTAAGTTTTACAGAAGATAAAGACAGATATAAGATTGATATGCTAGTAGAAAAGCCAAAAATTGGTGATGCTCCTTCAAATATTGGTATTCTAGGAAGATACATATTTGAATATTCAATTTTTGATTCCATTCCAGATGAATCAGATAGTGAAATAAATGTTACAGACGCTATGATGAACTGCATTGATAAAATTCCCGTATCAGGCAAAATACTAGATGGATATCATTTTGATACAGGAAATCCTAAAGGAATGGTTAGAGCGTCTAATTTTTTTATAAAGAACTCTAAATTAATTCTTGAAGATTACTAA